A window from Actimicrobium sp. CCC2.4 encodes these proteins:
- the pilW gene encoding type IV pilus biogenesis/stability protein PilW: MKNTVSLLLVSLLVTLAGCVVTGPGAPGSSGQAELATASDRTDNQRRAQIRLELAINYYQQGQLPVALDELKQALLSDPNLSDAYSVRALIYMNMGEIKLADDNFRTAIRLAPNNPELTSNYGWYLCQNGRAAESIAYFEATLKSRTYQEPSKALNNAGLCSLKLNDEAAAERYFKQAFQFDPNNASAMLSLANMHYNRREYERAQFYTGRLLKADVLSVEVLWLAIRTEHKLGNRTAENSLVTQLRRRYPASNEFAAYQRGAFDE, translated from the coding sequence TTGAAAAATACCGTCAGTTTGTTGTTAGTTTCGTTGCTGGTCACGCTAGCTGGTTGTGTTGTCACCGGTCCCGGTGCGCCGGGCAGCAGCGGGCAGGCCGAGCTGGCCACCGCATCGGACCGCACTGACAACCAGCGCCGTGCACAAATCCGGTTGGAACTGGCGATCAATTATTACCAGCAGGGCCAGCTTCCGGTGGCCCTCGACGAACTCAAGCAGGCATTGCTGTCCGACCCGAATCTGTCCGATGCATACAGCGTGCGGGCACTGATCTACATGAACATGGGCGAGATCAAGCTGGCCGACGATAACTTTCGCACGGCAATCCGGCTGGCACCGAACAATCCCGAGCTGACCAGTAACTACGGCTGGTACCTGTGCCAGAACGGACGCGCGGCCGAATCGATCGCGTACTTCGAGGCGACACTCAAAAGCCGCACCTATCAGGAGCCGTCAAAGGCGCTCAATAACGCCGGCCTGTGCAGCCTGAAACTCAATGACGAAGCTGCCGCGGAGCGGTACTTCAAGCAAGCTTTCCAGTTCGATCCGAACAATGCGTCTGCCATGCTCAGTCTGGCGAACATGCACTACAACCGACGCGAATACGAGCGTGCCCAGTTTTACACCGGGCGTCTGCTGAAGGCGGATGTGTTGAGCGTCGAGGTGCTGTGGCTGGCGATCCGGACCGAACACAAACTAGGGAACCGGACTGCCGAAAACAGCCTGGTTACCCAACTGCGGAGGCGCTACCCGGCGTCGAACGAATTCGCAGCCTACCAACGCGGGGCTTTTGATGAGTGA